In the Quercus lobata isolate SW786 chromosome 5, ValleyOak3.0 Primary Assembly, whole genome shotgun sequence genome, one interval contains:
- the LOC115992339 gene encoding 30S ribosomal protein S5, chloroplastic yields MATASATLSSLSSLSLHTAANSRISLSKPRNPFFTKPTKPSLHHSFSSHPTTTTTFTVKSSDIDTTFFDNFNPNDETDTVFNAPERPEDFVAPPSFDEGPMETEEEIATAYEELYGPAYSGESYLGNDIYVMDSKVQKKTGFGSKTKREKVKDGFEERVVQVRRVTKVVKGGKQLHFRAVVVVGDKQGQVGVGVGKAKEVVGAVQKSAINARRNIVSVPMTKYLTFPHRSEGDYGAAKVMLRPASPGTGVIAGGAVRIVLELAGVENALGKQLGSNNALNNARATVVAVQKMRQFRDVARERGIPMEELWK; encoded by the exons ATGGCTACAGCCTCAGCAACTCTCTCATCcctttcctctctctccctccacaCCGCAGCTAACTCTCgtatctctctctccaaacccagaaaccccttcttcacaaaacccacaaaaccctCTCTTCACCACTCCTTTTCCTCACACcccacaacaaccaccacctTCACAGTCAAATCCTCTGACATAGACACCACCTTCTTCGATAACTTCAACCCCAACGACGAAACCGACACCGTCTTCAACGCCCCCGAACGCCCTGAAGACTTTGTAGCCCCACCTTCCTTCGACGAGGGTCCAATGGAGACCGAAGAAGAAATAGCCACCGCGTATGAAGAACTGTACGGACCAGCTTACAGTGGAGAGAGTTATTTGGGAAATGACATATACGTGATGGACTCTAAGGTGCAAAAAAAAACTGGGTTTGGGTCCAAAACGAAGAGGGAAAAAGTGAAAGATGGGTTCGAAGAGAGAGTTGTGCAGGTGAGAAGGGTGACCAAGGTGGTCAAAGGAGGGAAACAATTGCATTTCAGAGCAGTTGTGGTGGTGGGTGATAAGCAAGGTCAAGTGGGTGTTGGAGTTGGGAAGGCCAAGGAGGTTGTTGGGGCTGTTCAGAAGTCCGCCATTAATGCTCGCCGGAATATCGTGTCTGTTCCCATGACTAAGTACCTTACTTTCCCACATAG ATCTGAGGGTGATTATGGAGCTGCGAAAGTGATGCTTAGACCTGCTTCTCCTGGTACTGGAGTGATTGCTGGAGGGGCTGTAAGAATTGTTCTAGAACTGGCAGGTGTTGAGAATGCTTTGGGAAAGCAACTGGGGAGTAACAATGCCCTCAACAATGCAAGAGCCACAGTTGTTGCAGTGCAGAAAATGAGGCAGTTCAGGGATGTTGCTCGTGAGCGTGGAATCCCAATGGAAGAGCTGTGGAAGTGA